In Sorghum bicolor cultivar BTx623 chromosome 10, Sorghum_bicolor_NCBIv3, whole genome shotgun sequence, one genomic interval encodes:
- the LOC8065703 gene encoding uncharacterized protein LOC8065703 codes for MSLCCCSAATGRGVLLPSLLLGRRHRLRHPLVNLRTIATFASSSSAAATTSSLSPPQQRQVTIYVDTLLEWNQRMNLTAVTDEAEVMTRHVADSLAMLPPLERAYRGRSTSAGGSIDGVSLIDVGSGAGLPGLILAVARPSWKFTLLESMRKRCTFLEHAVEAMELSNVNVVCDRAEKVGQSFDFRERYDIVAARAVAELKVLAEYCIPLVRIGGLFIAAKGHDPHEEVRNAEGAVRKLGGSMLELCDVESMGPHGQRTAVIYVKEHATPKKYPRLPGTPSKMPL; via the exons ATGTCGCTCTGCTGCTGCAGCGCCGCCACCGGCCGCGGTGTGCTCCTCCCTAGCCTCCTCCTCGGCAGGCGCCACCGGCTGCGTCACCCCCTCGTCAACCTCCGGACCATCGCGAccttcgcctcctcctcctctgccgccgccaccacctcctctctCTCGCCGCCGCAGCAGCGCCAGGTCACCATCTACGTGGACACTCTCCTTGAATGGAACCAG AGGATGAACCTCACCGCCGTCACCGACGAGGCCGAGGTTATGACGCGCCACGTGGCGGACTCCCTCGCCATGCTGCCCCCACTGGAGCGCGCGTACCGCGGCCGTTCCACCTCCGCTGGTGGCTCTATCGACGGGGTTAGCCTTATCGACGTTGGCTCCGGCGCCGGGCTCCCGGGCCTGATCCTTGCCGTTGCGCGGCCGA GCTGGAAATTTACACTGTTGGAGTCGATGCGGAAGCGATGCACGTTCTTGGAGCATGCCGTTGAAGCCATGGAATTGTCAAATGTGAACGTGGTGTGTGACCGAGCTGAG AAAGTTGGCCAAAGTTTTGATTTCAGAGAAAGATATGATATAGTAGCTGCAAGAGCCGTTGCTGAACTGAAAGTTCTTG CGGAGTATTGCATCCCATTGGTTCGCATTGGTGGTTTGTTTATAGCTGCAAAAGGACATGATCCCCAT GAAGAAGTAAGAAATGCAGAAGGTGCAGTACGGAAATTGGGTGGTTCCATGCTTGAGTTATGTGATG TTGAATCAATGGGACCTCATGGTCAACGAACAGCTGTTATATACGTCAAAGAACATGCCACTCCAAAAAAATACCCACGCCTCCCAG GTACTCCTTCTAAGATGCCATTATGA
- the LOC8061482 gene encoding protein CREG1, giving the protein MLSPAHLAFAAAFLLVFRSSAPAAAARPIFDGKPSPSEATATARWLAAQNTWGVLSTISSDLSGAPFGNVVSYSDGVPGEGRGIPYFYLTTLDPTARDALEDERTSFTLSEFPLGTCGKIDPENPTCAKLTLNGKLKMVDLQSSEADLAKLALFTKHAEMKDWPKNHHFKIFKLEIENIFLIDWFGGPKPISPSQYLEFGRNQSVMSS; this is encoded by the exons ATGCTTTCCCCTGCTCATCTCGCCTTCGCCGCCGCTTTCCTCCTCGTCTTCCGGTCATCGGCGCCTGCCGCTGCCGCCCGACCGATCTTCGACGGCAAGCCCTCCCCCTCCGAGGCCACCGCCACCGCGAGGTGGCTCGCCGCCCAGAACACGTGGGGTGTCCTCAG CACAATATCAAGTGACTTAAGCGGAGCTCCATTTGG CAATGTAGTTTCGTATAGTGATGGAGTTCCAGGGGAGGGCCGTGGAATCCCTTACTTTTATCTGACAACTCTGGATCCTACTGCAAGAGATGCACTGGAGGATGAAAGGACCTCCTTTACCCTTAGTGAGTTCCCTCTGGGGACATGTGGGAAAATAGATCCTGAAAACCCCACTTGTGCAAAACTTACTCTTAATGGAAAG TTGAAGATGGTTGACCTTCAGTCATCTGAAGCAGATTTGGCCAAGTTAGCACTTTTCACCAAACATGCTGAAATGAAGG ATTGGCCAAAGAATCatcatttcaaaatcttcaaattgGAAATCGAAAACATATTCTTGATTGATTGGTTTGGAGGTCCTAAACCGATATCCCCCTCCCAATACCTTGAATTCGGAAG GAATCAGTCAGTGATGTCCTCATAA
- the LOC110430777 gene encoding uncharacterized protein LOC110430777 produces the protein MPGLVAYSGAGLGLLALAALESLPLRVPPLRFLPRRLSTPLHLRHLVAAALSALCLVSALVSAHHLSLPTLAASALFLLYSLAPFVPLAAPLPFPLLDLLLAAAFAQELLLFAHRRPSTAAGIENRYFDLLLVPIALCLGATLLAAHRPGEPTPRLARAAGLALQGTWMLQMGFSFFTSAIAQGCALHAASRADYTIKCRTHEDYHRARSVATLQFNGHLALLVIAGAATYAAVLSRANRPPRGYSVLGKEVQMEGMPIMSQFTLDSDEEKEDEAITSTVAPVANGAESHDEIPLHEPDSK, from the coding sequence ATGCCGGGTCTGGTCGCCTACTCGGGCGCCGGGCTGGGCCTCCTGGCCCTCGCCGCGCTCGAGTCCCTGCCCCTCCGCGTCCCGCCGCTCCGGTTCCTCCCGCGCCGCCTCTCCACGCCGCTGCACCTCCGCCACCTCGTTGCAGCGGCCCTCTCCGCGCTCTGCCTCGTCTCCGCTCTCGTCTCCGCGCACCACCTCTCGCTCCCCACGCTCGCCGCCTCGGCGCTCTTCCTCCTCTACTCCCTCGCGCCCTTCGTGCCGCTCGCCGCGCCGCTGCCGTTCCCGCTCCtcgacctcctcctcgccgcggcCTTCGCGCAGGAGCTGCTCCTCTTCGCGCACCGCCGACCCTCCACCGCCGCCGGGATCGAGAACCGCTACTTCGACCTGCTCCTCGTCCCCATTGCGCTCTGCCTCGGCGCCACGCTGCTCGCCGCGCACCGCCCAGGGGAGCCCACGCCGCGGCTCGCCCGCGCGGCGGGCCTGGCGCTGCAGGGCACGTGGATGCTGCAGATGGGCTTCTCCTTCTTCACCAGCGCCATCGCGCAGGGCTGTGCGCTCCACGCCGCCAGCCGCGCCGACTACACCATTAAGTGCCGCACCCACGAGGATTACCACCGCGCGCGGTCTGTTGCCACGCTGCAGTTCAACGGCCACCTCGCGCTGCTTGTGATCGCCGGCGCGGCCACTTATGCGGCAGTCCTCTCCAGGGCAAACCGACCCCCGAGAGGGTATAGTGTTCTGGGCAAGGAGGTGCAGATGGAGGGGATGCCGATTATGTCACAGTTCACACTGGATTCGGATGAGGAGAAGGAAGACGAAGCGATCACCTCTACAGTAGCTCCAGTGGCAAATGGCGCAGAGTCTCATGACGAGATCCCACTGCACGAACCTGATTCCAAGTGA
- the LOC8065702 gene encoding U-box domain-containing protein 39, protein MATGTDRPWWAPPPPPPPPTPKPPAAVPSAPRFPSPPSPSSSFTADPPAEFLCPISGTLMADPVVAPPGQTFERACIQACAALAFSPPAVAADLSQSHHSSSSSSPLVLVPNVALRTAILNWCDRLALPHPAPLSPDTAHDIVRRLMPPQQRSSLAQPQRPQTQVASSVRVRRPSVFDGFAQVQEPSSRQRGDALEEEIMAALGADGATPAEQASAMALLRQATRENQEVRRQLCTPRLLAALRPMLLSPDADVQVNAAAAVVNLSLEPENKVRIVRSGAVSPLVDVLRGGHPEARDHAAGAMYSLAVEDENRAAIGVLGAIPPLLDLFAGAGATGHRARREAGMALYHVSLSGMNRSKIARAPGAVRTLLSAAEARDRASETDAAALRRLAVMVLANLAGCPDGRAALMDGGAVAAVVRLMRNGSVAPGSAEQEYCISTLYGMSRGSMRFRGLARAAGVEAALQPVAEGEGGVGRDLARRTLRAMRGEDDDAPVTATGLLGRQWDDGSVVSEGLVSIRRPPHRSNYAGPSGSNTTQF, encoded by the coding sequence ATGGCCACGGGCACCGACCGTCCATggtgggcgccgccgccgccgccgccgccgccaacgccAAAGCCGCCCGCGGCGGTTCCCTCCGCCCCGCGGTTCCCCtccccgccgtcgccgtcgtcgtcgttcaCGGCCGACCCGCCGGCGGAGTTCCTCTGCCCGATCTCCGGCACGCTGATGGCGGACCCCGTCGTCGCGCCACCGGGCCAGACTTTCGAGCGCGCCTGCATCCAGGCCTGCGCCGCGCTCGCCTTCTCCCCGCCAGCCGTCGCCGCCGACCTCTCTCAGTCCCAccactcctcgtcgtcgtcgtccccgcTCGTGCTCGTCCCCAACGTCGCGCTCCGCACCGCCATCCTCAACTGGTGCGACCGCCTCGCGCTGCCGCACCCAGCGCCGCTGTCGCCGGACACCGCCCACGACATCGTGCGCCGCCTCATGCCGCCGCAGCAGCGGAGCTCGCTGGCGCAGCCGCAGCGACCGCAGACGCAGGTCGCCTCGTCGGTTCGGGTGAGGCGACCCAGCGTCTTCGACGGCTTCGCGCAGGTGCAGGAGCCGAGCTCCAGACAGAGGGGTGACGCTCTGGAGGAGGAGATCATGGCCGCGCTCGGGGCGGACGGCGCCACCCCCGCGGAGCAGGCGTCGGCGATGGCCTTGCTGCGGCAGGCGACGCGGGAGAACCAGGAGGTAAGGCGGCAGCTCTGCACGCCGCGGCTCCTCGCCGCGCTGCGCCCCATGCTGCTGTCGCCCGACGCCGACGTCCAGGtcaacgcggcggcggcggtggtcaaCCTGTCGCTGGAGCCCGAGAACAAGGTGCGGATCGTGCGGTCCGGGGCGGTGTCGCCGCTCGTGGACGTGCTCCGCGGCGGCCACCCGGAGGCGCGCGACCACGCCGCGGGCGCCATGTACAGCCTCGCCGTGGAGGACGAGAACCGCGCCGCCATCGGCGTGCTCGGCGCCATCCCGCCGCTGCTGGACCTGTTCGCGGGCGCCGGCGCCACGGGCCACCGCGCGCGGCGCGAGGCAGGGATGGCGCTGTACCATGTCTCCCTCTCCGGTATGAACCGCTCCAAGATCGCTCGCGCGCCGGGCGCTGTGCGGACGCTGCTCTCCGCGGCCGAGGCGCGGGACCGCGCGAGCGAGACCGACGCCGCCGCGCTCCGGAGGCTGGCCGTCATGGTCCTGGCCAACCTCGCGGGCTGCCCCGACGGGCGCGCCgcgctgatggacggcggcgcGGTGGCCGCGGTCGTCAGGCTGATGCGCAACGGCTCCGTGGCTCCCGGGAGCGCGGAGCAGGAGTACTGCATATCCACGCTCTACGGGATGAGCCGGGGCAGCATGAGGTTCCGCGGGCTCGCGCGCGCGGCCGGGGTCGAGGCCGCGCTGCAGCCGGTGGCCGAGGGCGAAGGAGGCGTGGGGCGAGACCTGGCGCGGCGCACGCTGCGGGCTATGCGcggcgaggacgacgacgcCCCGGTCACGGCCACCGGACTACTCGGACGGCAGTGGGACGACGGCAGCGTCGTGTCGGAGGGGCTTGTCTCCATCCGGCGGCCGCCGCACCGGAGCAATTACGCCGGGCCGTCCGGGTCAAACACAACCcagttctga